A window of Streptomyces broussonetiae genomic DNA:
CCCTTGATGTGACCGGCGTAGGCGCCTTCGACGGTGATGTGGCAACCGTCGCGGTGGGTGGCGTGCACGGTGACGTGGACGTTGTCGATGAGACTGTCGGTGCGGGCCTTCCACCCGGCGATCTCCTGACGGCCGTGGAAGGTGACGCCTATGCCCTGGTCGGTGTAGGTGCCGTCGGGGGTGAACAGTGCGCCGAGCACGGCGGGCTCGGTGCCGTTCCAGGCGGCGGACCAGTCGGCGACGACCTCGGACACATGTCGGCCGGCGGGCTGCGCGGCGAAGGCGGCGGTACCAAGCGCGGTGGGCCCAAGTGCGGTGGGCCCAAGTGCGGTGACGGCGGCCACGGTGCAGATCACAGCGGCCGCAAAGCGGGTCGGGTGGAGCCTCATGACGTCGGTCCTCCGGGTGTGGGTGATGGTCTACGAGGTGCTTGGGCGCTGCGGGGCGGTGGCGGTGGCGGTTGGTGCGGGACTTCGAGGTGCGCAAACCTGTTTCGAGGTCCGGCGTGACGGGACCAGGCCGGACTGCGCCAGGTCCGGGTCTTTGCAGGCCGAGGAGTCAGGGAGTCAGGGAGTCAGGACGACCTTGCCGGTGA
This region includes:
- a CDS encoding nuclear transport factor 2 family protein, yielding MRLHPTRFAAAVICTVAAVTALGPTALGPTALGTAAFAAQPAGRHVSEVVADWSAAWNGTEPAVLGALFTPDGTYTDQGIGVTFHGRQEIAGWKARTDSLIDNVHVTVHATHRDGCHITVEGAYAGHIKGAPRPFAVPLATLLDTDGRRITADQDFYSLNAVLAQSGLPADWTPPAH